One Deinococcus aerius genomic region harbors:
- a CDS encoding GNAT family N-acetyltransferase, which yields MTDPNIQIRLAGPQDKEIVTRVMQEAGLETEAALAEGTTYWIATRGGQPVGAIGLEHGDGASLLRGAAVLPSARGSGLGRRLVMSAVQYAQGRGDRAIYMFSKGGDWSNFGFQQVPLAVVMGELPDAPQIRAYRARSERPGGTTWMRPLDRAASKA from the coding sequence ATGACCGACCCGAACATTCAGATTCGCCTCGCTGGTCCCCAGGACAAGGAGATCGTCACCCGCGTGATGCAGGAAGCCGGGCTGGAAACCGAGGCGGCGCTCGCCGAGGGCACGACGTACTGGATCGCCACGCGGGGCGGCCAGCCGGTGGGCGCCATCGGCCTGGAGCACGGGGACGGGGCCTCCCTGCTGCGCGGCGCGGCGGTGCTGCCGAGCGCGCGGGGGAGCGGGCTGGGCCGCCGCCTCGTCATGAGCGCGGTGCAGTACGCCCAGGGCCGGGGCGACCGGGCGATCTACATGTTCAGCAAGGGCGGCGACTGGAGCAACTTCGGCTTTCAGCAGGTGCCGCTGGCCGTGGTGATGGGCGAACTCCCCGACGCCCCGCAGATCCGCGCCTACCGCGCCCGCAGCGAGCGTCCCGGCGGCACGACCTGGATGCGCCCGCTGGACCGGGCGGCGAGCAAGGCGTAG